Genomic segment of Caproiciproducens sp. NJN-50:
CGTGCGGCGAAGCCGCCGGAAGGGCTCCGTCGGACCGATCAGGAAAGAGAAAGGACTCTCTTTCCCCGCGAACGGCGGATACGCCGCGCGGAAATTGATTCAGGAGGAATAAAATTATGCGTATTAATCACAACATTGCCGCTTTAAATGCTTCCAACCGCTTGAAGGCGAACGACAACTCCATCAGCAAAAACCTGCAGAAGCTGTCTTCCGGCTACCGCATCAACAGCGCCGCGGATGACGCCGCGGGCCTTGCGGTTTCCGAAAAAATGCGCGCCCAGATCAATGGCCTGAACCAGGCGGAAGACAATGCGCAGAACGGCATTTCGCTCATTCAGACGGCCGAGGGCGGCCTGAACGAGACCGAATCCATCCTGCAGAGGATGAACACGCTGGCCGTCGAATCCGCAAACGGAACCTATCAGGATACGGACGACCGCCCCAACCTTCAAAAAGAGGTTACTGCTTTGATTGCGGAAGTGAATCGCATCGCGAGCTCCACGAACTTCAATGGAACCACTTTGCTGGATGGCACCGCTACAAACCTCGTTTTCCAGATTGGTTCCGACAATACCGCCTCTCAGCAGGTATCGCTCTCAATCGCAACCATGACCGCAACAGGACTCACCATTGATGGTGTCGACATCAGTACTCTGACAGGAGCACAGACCGCAATCGATGCCATAAAAAGCGCAATCAAGGCGGTTTCCGGTGCGCGTGCGGACCTCGGTGCAATGCAGAATCGTCTGGAACACACCACCAACAACCTCTCCACCATGAGTGAAAACCTGACCAGCGCGGAAAGCACGATCCGCGACGTGGACATGTCTTCCGAAATGGTCGACCTGACCAAGAACCAGATTCTGGAGCAGGCCGCGACCTCGATGCTCGCTCAGGCGAACGCTCAGCCGCAGAATGTTCTGTCCCTTCTCAAGGGCTGATTCGATTCCCTTTCCCAAGGCAATACGTGAACAGGGCTTCCGGATTTCTCCGGAAGCCCTGTTTTTGCAGCGTGACACCTGTGCATTCAGCGACCCGCCCATATAGCGCAGGAAAAAGAGCAGCCAAGTCTGGCGGGACAGTTTTTGACTGTTCCCGCCGATTTCTAAAGCATAGGGCACGCCCCTCCGGAACAAGGGCCGGGCAAATATATGGCAGGCCAACGGAAGCGGCGCCTCGCCGCTACTGGGGCAAATGGGCAGCCAGTTCGTTCATATCCGGCTCCGTGTGTGTCAGTGTCCTGAATCTCACTACATCCGGGTCGTCCGGCAACAGCCGTGCCAGCTGAGCCGTGTAGCGCCCTGCTTCCTCCAGCTTTCCCTGCGCAATCAGCGCCTTGATGTTCTCCTTGACCCGTCCTGCCAGCGTTCTGAACTCCTCCGCCTTTTCCTTTCTCTCTTTCTCCTTTTGCTGAAACTGCTCCAACAGCAGAGAGATCGGCTTTTTCATCACCGGATAACCGTGCAGGGCGTGACGCAGATTTGCAATATAAGCCACATCATTCCCCTGGCCGCGCGCGGAAAGCGCCAGATTGATATAATACCAAAACCGGTGTTCCCTTGGAAGGGCGGAAACAGATTCCGGGGAAAGCAGTTCCGGACGGTACAGCATCCGGAGATATTGGGCGCTTTGAGACGCATATTCCCAAAACAGGGCTATGACTTCCTCGTCGCCGAGGCCCTGAGTAAGAATCACCTGTTCTTTCAGACAAAGAAGCCAAAAAGCTCTCTGCATCGATTTGCCGGAATCCGGCCCGCGATAATTTTTTATCACCTCCAAGAAATCCAGATGCTGCGTTTGCATATTGACCGCACAGCCCTTCAGATCCTCCGCGCCGATTTTTCTCAGCAAGGGAGTGATATCGGCCTGTTCCTTCATCCCGTAAAACAGAACGTCGTATAAGGTCGCGTCCCAATCCCCGTCCCACTGGAAAAACCAGCTGAGTTCCCTTTGCGCGGCATTCCGGTTTCCGCTGCGTTCCGCATCCCGCAGGCGGTTTATCCGCACATAGGCATCGTCGTCATCCGTCATCGCGGAGATTTCCCGCGTTGCAAATGTCCGTTTATCCAAATCTTCCGGCAGTTGACTCTCCATCGTTCTCCGAAGGGAATCCCTGATTTCCTCCCCGGCGCCGCAGGCTTTCCGATAAAACCCGGACACACACGTCCAGTCTCCGGTTTTGCCGCCAAACCCATATAAAAACTTTACTTCAGGTGCCAGTAATTCTTCAAATGAGATTTCCAGGCTGTCAAGAATATGCCTTGCCTCGCTGATGCGGTTCAGGGAAAGGAAGGATTCTCCCAAAATACAAAGCGCTCTTTCCCGGCTCAGCGGAGAAAAAAGCTGCAGGGCCGAAAACAGGGTGCAATACTGATTCAACTGGCCCAAACGATTTTTCTCATACAGTTTCAGATAGGCTTTCCCGTGATCAATGGAACGCTCATAGTCCCCGACTGAAAAGGCGGCGGACTGCGCGCAGCCATGAAAATCGATCCAGAGGACCTCCGTTTCCGCATTATGGGGGACGTCGTTTTCCAACAAGCGAAACAGCTTGTCACTTTTATTCTCTTTCATATATGCGGTGGCGAGGATATGCAGCAGGGAAAGCCTCCAATGGGGATCAGGATTCTCCCGCTCGATCTGCAGGCCGAAATTGCAGTATTGTTCCGCCCGGGCCGGGTCTTCCGACAGAAACTGCATGGCGGACTGAAGATAGGCTTTCAGGTTCTTCGGATGGTCTTTTATCTCCAATTCAAGCAGAGTTGTGTTCCTGCTTCGCTTTTTTCTTTTTTCCGCCTCACAGTGAAATATATAACCGTAATGGTGAACATAGTCATTCACAAACTTGATTGGCTTCACGGCCGGAATGTTTTCATGGATAACATTGACAAACCGGATTCCCTGATATACCCGGTAAACACGCATCGCATGAAAATCGTTATACCGTTTTCCGTCAAAATTATTGTAATTTCTCTGGATATAGGAAGCCGACCCGTACCGGTCACATTCGCCGCTTGTAAAAAAATCAATGAGTTCGTTCGTATCCTCGAACCATTCGTCTCCGTCGAGGAACATGAACCACTCGCCGCGCGCCGCCTTGAGGCCGGTGTTCCGGGCGGCCGAGAAATCGTCGCACCACTGGAAGTGAATGATGTGATCGGTGTATTTTTCCGCGATTTTCACCGTGCGGTCCGTGCTGCCGGTGTCGGTGATGATCAGCTCGCTCTCCACCGCCTCCATCAGCGGCTTTAAAGAGCTCAGGCAGCGGTCGAGCGTCTTCTCCTCGTTCTTTACGATCATGCCGATGGTCAGCCGAATTGGATGCCCGTGGTACGGACCTTCTCCTGAAATTCGGATGATGTGTTCCTTGGAAACATTCTCCTGTCTCACACGTGCTTTCATCTATGTAATTCCTCCGATTCGTCATTAAAAACTATTTTTATTATATATCGGCAGAGCAGGACAAAGTCTTACTATATTTTAAACAAATCGGCGACAGAATGTGCTATGATTGAAGAAAATACCGGGTGGATCGTTTTCCGGTCCGCCCTATGGAAAGAAGCGCGCGGAACACATGATTTCCATCAGTGTCTGTATGATTGTAAAAAATGAAGAGGCCGTACTGGCGCGGTGCCTGGACTGTCTGACCGGAATCGCGGATGAAATTATTGTGGTCGACACCGGTTCCACCGATTCCACCCCCGGAATCGCCCGAAAATACACGGAAAAGATTTTCCCGTTCCAATGGCGGGACGATTTTGCCGAAGCCAGAAACTTCGCCTTTTCCAAAGCGACAAAGGATTATATTTACTCCGCCGACGCGGACGAAGTGATCGACGGGGAAAACCGGGAAAAGTTCCGGCTGCTGAAGCAGACGCTCTCTCCCGAAACCGAGCTGGTTGAAATGCGCTATGCGAATCAGCTTCAATTCAACACAAATTACAATTACGACGTGGAGTACCGGCCCAAGCTGTTCCGGCGCGTGCGCGGTTTTCACTGGGTGGAACCCGTCCATGAAACGGTCGATCTGTCGCTTCACATGCTTGAGAGCGACATTGTGATCACCCATTGTCCGTCGGAACTTCACGCAAAGAGGGATTTCCTGATTTTTCAGGAAATGGTCCGGAAGGGTCCGCTGAATTCCCGGCTGCACCGGATGTATGCAAAAGAACTGTTCTTCGCGGGAGAAAGCGGGGACTTCCTCTCCGCCTGCCCCTATTTTGAAAGCACGCTGCACGAAGAATCCAGGAGCCTCGACGACATCCGTGTTTCCCAGTGCGTGGCGGCAAGATGCGCCCGCTTGCAGGAGAATTCGGTGAACCTCTTCAAAACGGCTC
This window contains:
- a CDS encoding glycosyltransferase codes for the protein MKARVRQENVSKEHIIRISGEGPYHGHPIRLTIGMIVKNEEKTLDRCLSSLKPLMEAVESELIITDTGSTDRTVKIAEKYTDHIIHFQWCDDFSAARNTGLKAARGEWFMFLDGDEWFEDTNELIDFFTSGECDRYGSASYIQRNYNNFDGKRYNDFHAMRVYRVYQGIRFVNVIHENIPAVKPIKFVNDYVHHYGYIFHCEAEKRKKRSRNTTLLELEIKDHPKNLKAYLQSAMQFLSEDPARAEQYCNFGLQIERENPDPHWRLSLLHILATAYMKENKSDKLFRLLENDVPHNAETEVLWIDFHGCAQSAAFSVGDYERSIDHGKAYLKLYEKNRLGQLNQYCTLFSALQLFSPLSRERALCILGESFLSLNRISEARHILDSLEISFEELLAPEVKFLYGFGGKTGDWTCVSGFYRKACGAGEEIRDSLRRTMESQLPEDLDKRTFATREISAMTDDDDAYVRINRLRDAERSGNRNAAQRELSWFFQWDGDWDATLYDVLFYGMKEQADITPLLRKIGAEDLKGCAVNMQTQHLDFLEVIKNYRGPDSGKSMQRAFWLLCLKEQVILTQGLGDEEVIALFWEYASQSAQYLRMLYRPELLSPESVSALPREHRFWYYINLALSARGQGNDVAYIANLRHALHGYPVMKKPISLLLEQFQQKEKERKEKAEEFRTLAGRVKENIKALIAQGKLEEAGRYTAQLARLLPDDPDVVRFRTLTHTEPDMNELAAHLPQ
- a CDS encoding flagellin N-terminal helical domain-containing protein produces the protein MRINHNIAALNASNRLKANDNSISKNLQKLSSGYRINSAADDAAGLAVSEKMRAQINGLNQAEDNAQNGISLIQTAEGGLNETESILQRMNTLAVESANGTYQDTDDRPNLQKEVTALIAEVNRIASSTNFNGTTLLDGTATNLVFQIGSDNTASQQVSLSIATMTATGLTIDGVDISTLTGAQTAIDAIKSAIKAVSGARADLGAMQNRLEHTTNNLSTMSENLTSAESTIRDVDMSSEMVDLTKNQILEQAATSMLAQANAQPQNVLSLLKG
- a CDS encoding glycosyltransferase family 2 protein → MKKIPGGSFSGPPYGKKRAEHMISISVCMIVKNEEAVLARCLDCLTGIADEIIVVDTGSTDSTPGIARKYTEKIFPFQWRDDFAEARNFAFSKATKDYIYSADADEVIDGENREKFRLLKQTLSPETELVEMRYANQLQFNTNYNYDVEYRPKLFRRVRGFHWVEPVHETVDLSLHMLESDIVITHCPSELHAKRDFLIFQEMVRKGPLNSRLHRMYAKELFFAGESGDFLSACPYFESTLHEESRSLDDIRVSQCVAARCARLQENSVNLFKTALKNVIGGTPCAEVCCELGEYFQSAGDCEEAATWFYTAAFGAESEIDLRASGIFPLRKLADCYEALGLPEEAQTYRAKAGNWKAPGPDSTISK